One genomic window of Sphingopyxis sp. OPL5 includes the following:
- the parC gene encoding DNA topoisomerase IV subunit A, with the protein MANSTDDPDSNAPVPGMTDTPFDSALSERYLVYALSTITARSLPDLRDGLKPVHRRLLWAMRAMRLDPSQGYKKSARVVGDVIGKFHPHGDTAVYDAMVRLAQDFSLRYPLVDGQGNFGNIDGDNAAAYRYTEARLTRVAVDLMQGLDEGTVDFKPTYNGEDEEPEIMPGLFPNLLANGASGIAVGMATNIPPHNAAEVIDAALVLIENPRAELTELLDHVKGPDFPTGGIVVDSPETIAQAYATGRGGFRVRARFSTGKAESGWEHTGIEKQAGGTWQLVISEIPYGVAKGKLIEQIAQLIADKKLPILEDVRDESAEDLRIVLVPKSRNVDPDVLKESLYRLTDLESRFALNLNVLDATRTPKVMGLHQLLTEWLQHQIVVLVRRAQHRIAKIDDRLELVAGYIIAFLNLDRIIEIIRTEDEPKPVMIAEFILTDRQAEAILNMRLRSLRRLEEMELKREQADLTAEREELTKLVESPARQKTRLRKDLEKLRAVYGLDTLLGARRTTIAEAAPARDIPLDAMIEKEPVTVILSKRGWIRAQRAHVAADQWGEFKFKEGDELAFAVHAQTTDKLLIAASDGRFYTIGADKLPGGRGFGEPLRLMVDIDPDARIVALIPASADGRLLLASTSGHGFVAQMGEIIAETRKGRNVVNLKPKAQLGVVRPIGAGDDSVAVVGENRKLVVFPLAEVPVMARGQGVMLQRYRDGGLSDAVAFAFADGLSWAMGGDTGRTRTETDLAPWRVARGAAGRMPPTGFPRNNRFG; encoded by the coding sequence ATGGCGAATTCGACCGACGATCCCGATAGCAACGCACCCGTTCCCGGAATGACTGACACGCCCTTCGACAGCGCGCTGTCGGAGCGCTACCTCGTCTATGCGTTGTCGACGATCACCGCGCGCTCGCTGCCCGACCTGCGCGACGGGCTGAAGCCCGTCCACCGCCGGCTGCTGTGGGCGATGCGCGCGATGCGGCTCGACCCGTCGCAGGGCTACAAGAAATCGGCGCGCGTCGTCGGCGACGTCATCGGCAAATTCCATCCGCACGGCGACACCGCGGTCTATGACGCGATGGTCCGCCTCGCGCAGGATTTCTCGCTGCGCTATCCGCTCGTCGACGGCCAGGGCAATTTCGGCAATATCGACGGCGATAATGCCGCGGCCTATCGTTACACCGAAGCGCGGCTGACCCGCGTCGCCGTCGACCTGATGCAGGGCCTCGACGAGGGCACCGTCGATTTCAAGCCGACCTATAATGGCGAAGATGAAGAGCCCGAGATCATGCCGGGGCTGTTCCCGAACCTGCTCGCCAATGGCGCGAGCGGGATCGCGGTCGGCATGGCGACGAACATCCCGCCGCACAACGCAGCCGAGGTGATCGACGCGGCGCTGGTGCTGATCGAGAACCCGCGCGCCGAGCTGACCGAACTGCTCGACCATGTGAAGGGCCCCGACTTCCCGACCGGCGGCATCGTCGTCGACAGCCCCGAAACGATCGCGCAGGCCTATGCCACCGGCCGCGGCGGTTTTCGCGTCCGCGCCCGCTTTTCGACCGGTAAGGCCGAGAGCGGCTGGGAACACACGGGGATCGAGAAACAGGCGGGCGGCACCTGGCAGCTCGTCATCAGCGAAATTCCCTATGGCGTCGCCAAGGGCAAGCTGATCGAGCAGATCGCGCAGCTGATCGCCGACAAGAAGCTGCCGATCCTCGAGGACGTCCGCGACGAAAGTGCCGAGGACCTGCGCATCGTCCTCGTCCCCAAGAGCCGCAACGTCGACCCCGATGTGCTGAAGGAAAGCCTGTACCGGCTGACCGATCTCGAAAGCCGCTTCGCGCTCAACCTCAACGTGCTCGACGCGACGCGCACGCCCAAGGTGATGGGGCTGCACCAACTGCTCACCGAATGGCTGCAGCACCAGATCGTCGTGCTCGTCCGCCGCGCGCAGCATCGCATCGCGAAGATCGACGACCGGCTCGAACTGGTCGCGGGCTACATCATCGCCTTTTTGAACCTCGACCGGATCATCGAGATCATCCGCACCGAGGACGAGCCCAAGCCGGTGATGATCGCCGAATTCATCCTGACCGACCGGCAGGCCGAGGCGATCCTCAACATGCGGCTGCGTTCGCTGCGCCGCCTTGAGGAAATGGAGCTGAAACGCGAACAGGCGGATTTGACCGCCGAGCGCGAGGAGCTGACGAAGCTGGTCGAGAGTCCGGCGCGGCAGAAGACGCGGCTGCGCAAGGACCTGGAGAAATTGCGCGCCGTCTATGGCCTCGACACCCTGCTCGGCGCGCGGCGCACGACGATCGCCGAGGCGGCGCCGGCGCGCGATATCCCGCTCGACGCGATGATCGAGAAGGAACCGGTGACAGTCATCCTGTCGAAGCGCGGCTGGATCCGCGCCCAGCGCGCGCATGTCGCGGCCGACCAGTGGGGCGAGTTCAAGTTCAAGGAAGGCGACGAACTCGCCTTTGCGGTCCATGCGCAGACCACCGACAAATTGCTGATCGCGGCGAGCGACGGGCGTTTCTATACCATCGGCGCCGACAAATTGCCCGGCGGGCGCGGCTTCGGCGAGCCGCTGCGGCTGATGGTCGATATCGATCCCGACGCGCGCATCGTCGCGCTGATCCCGGCGAGCGCCGACGGCCGGCTGCTGCTCGCCTCGACCAGCGGGCACGGTTTCGTCGCGCAAATGGGCGAGATCATCGCCGAGACGCGCAAGGGCCGAAACGTCGTCAACCTCAAACCCAAGGCGCAACTCGGCGTCGTGCGGCCGATCGGCGCGGGTGACGACAGCGTCGCGGTGGTCGGCGAGAACCGCAAGCTCGTCGTCTTCCCGCTCGCCGAAGTGCCGGTGATGGCGCGCGGCCAGGGCGTGATGCTGCAACGCTATCGCGACGGCGGGCTGTCCGACGCGGTCGCCTTTGCCTTTGCCGACGGTTTGAGCTGGGCGATGGGCGGCGATACGGGGCGCACGCGCACCGAAACCGACCTGGCGCCGTGGCGGGTAGCGCGCGGCGCGGCGGGGCGGATGCCGCCCACCGGCTTCCCACGGAACAATCGTTTCGGCTGA
- a CDS encoding putative bifunctional diguanylate cyclase/phosphodiesterase, with product MPIDRTGEDRPLLFVGWIDALPVPAALIRPLARGNFRLHASNAAFDRLALSPAGANAPIELRRAIERAEQAPDDTQEFSCQLGEGPAARDLRGSIGPLSEECGDDNLFLLTLIDRTQEMMTERNLRRELVSDSLTGLPNRAGFEELVEQRIAADGESDHAILLLDLARFSRINEHIGPLAGDELIITVARRLKSSLRSGDILARTGGDEFAISSRIAGGRADVREIARRIRGCFDHPFRIGELKVSVDCALGCTIQPAADTDVADQIRHAQIALKRAKQTDRIEIYEPEAAMLSDNRFGLETALRSAIEEDRLHLAFQPLIELATGKVSGFEALARWDNAGSRSISPTEFIPIAEDSGLIVPLGQWAIAKAASTIAEWDAKNGGAPVDCYFSVNVSAIQLVRDDVAAAVRQALASNGIGGERLMIELTESAIIGDPDLALSVLSELKALSTRVAMDDFGTGYSNLAYLQRLPLDVLKIDRSFVEHMVEDRDKVAIVRTIQSLAEALGMKTTAEGVETADQARLLSALGCDFGQGFLFAHPMVADTAFDYWRQSLTRPIF from the coding sequence ATGCCTATCGATCGAACCGGCGAGGACCGGCCCCTTCTGTTCGTCGGCTGGATCGACGCATTACCGGTGCCGGCGGCGCTGATCCGGCCGCTCGCGCGCGGCAATTTTCGCCTGCACGCGAGCAACGCCGCCTTCGACCGACTCGCCCTCTCACCCGCCGGTGCGAACGCGCCGATCGAGTTGCGCCGCGCGATCGAACGCGCCGAACAGGCCCCTGATGATACGCAGGAATTTTCCTGCCAGCTGGGCGAGGGCCCGGCGGCGCGCGACCTGCGTGGATCGATCGGGCCGCTGTCGGAAGAATGCGGCGACGACAATCTGTTCCTGCTGACGCTGATCGACCGCACCCAGGAAATGATGACCGAGCGCAATCTGCGCCGCGAGCTGGTGTCGGACAGCCTGACCGGCCTGCCCAACCGCGCCGGATTCGAGGAACTGGTCGAACAGCGAATCGCCGCCGATGGCGAATCGGACCATGCCATCCTGCTGCTGGACCTGGCGCGGTTCAGCCGCATCAACGAACATATCGGGCCGCTGGCGGGCGACGAACTGATCATCACCGTCGCACGTCGGCTGAAGTCGAGCCTGCGCAGCGGCGACATATTGGCGCGCACCGGCGGCGACGAATTCGCCATCTCGTCGCGCATCGCGGGCGGCCGCGCCGATGTGCGCGAGATCGCGCGCCGCATTCGCGGCTGTTTCGATCACCCGTTTCGCATCGGCGAGCTGAAGGTCAGCGTCGACTGCGCGCTCGGCTGCACGATTCAGCCCGCGGCGGACACCGATGTCGCCGACCAGATCCGCCACGCCCAGATCGCCCTGAAGCGCGCCAAGCAGACCGACCGCATCGAGATTTACGAGCCCGAGGCGGCGATGCTGTCCGACAATCGGTTCGGCCTGGAAACCGCCTTGCGCAGTGCGATCGAGGAGGATCGGCTCCACCTCGCCTTCCAGCCGCTGATCGAGCTGGCAACGGGCAAGGTTTCGGGGTTCGAGGCGCTCGCGCGCTGGGACAATGCCGGCAGCCGTTCGATATCGCCGACCGAATTCATCCCCATCGCCGAGGATTCGGGGCTGATCGTCCCGCTCGGCCAATGGGCGATCGCCAAGGCGGCAAGCACCATCGCCGAATGGGATGCCAAGAATGGCGGCGCGCCGGTCGATTGCTATTTTTCCGTCAATGTCTCGGCGATCCAGCTGGTGCGCGACGATGTCGCCGCGGCGGTGCGCCAGGCCCTGGCGTCCAACGGGATCGGCGGCGAGCGGCTGATGATCGAGCTGACCGAAAGCGCGATCATCGGCGATCCCGACCTCGCGCTGTCGGTCCTGAGCGAACTCAAGGCGCTGTCGACGCGCGTCGCGATGGACGATTTCGGCACCGGCTATTCGAACCTCGCTTATCTCCAGCGATTGCCGCTCGACGTGCTCAAGATCGACCGCAGCTTCGTCGAGCATATGGTCGAGGACCGCGACAAAGTCGCCATCGTCCGCACGATCCAGAGCCTGGCCGAAGCGCTGGGCATGAAGACGACCGCCGAAGGAGTCGAGACCGCCGACCAGGCGCGGCTGCTGTCGGCGCTCGGTTGCGATTTCGGGCAGGGCTTCCTGTTCGCGCACCCGATGGTCGCCGACACCGCCTTCGATTATTGGCGTCAGTCGCTAACGCGCCCGATCTTCTGA